The Synergistaceae bacterium genome has a window encoding:
- the efp gene encoding elongation factor P, protein MAQMVDTSDFRPGLKIKWEGGMWVILECSHHKMGRGGAIVRGKLRNLETGAGVDQSFKSGERFERIVFDEKPAQYQYKDGDRYVFMDMESYDQVYLSEDVLGDAAKYLVDDLEVSFDMYEGRVMGIELPNSVPMKITDTPPGFKGDTASGGGKPATTSTGLNITVPFFVENGEMVLVDTRTGEYLERAKK, encoded by the coding sequence ATGGCACAAATGGTAGATACGAGTGATTTCCGTCCCGGACTGAAGATAAAATGGGAAGGCGGGATGTGGGTCATTCTGGAATGTTCACATCATAAGATGGGACGGGGAGGTGCGATCGTAAGAGGCAAGCTTCGCAACCTTGAGACAGGTGCAGGGGTCGACCAGTCATTCAAATCAGGGGAGCGCTTTGAGAGGATCGTTTTTGACGAGAAACCGGCCCAGTATCAATATAAAGATGGGGACAGATATGTATTTATGGATATGGAGTCCTACGATCAGGTATATCTTTCAGAGGATGTCCTGGGCGATGCCGCAAAGTATCTTGTAGATGACCTTGAAGTAAGCTTTGACATGTACGAGGGCAGGGTAATGGGAATAGAACTCCCTAACTCCGTCCCTATGAAGATAACAGACACCCCGCCCGGATTTAAAGGTGATACGGCCTCCGGCGGCGGCAAACCTGCTACGACGTCGACCGGCCTTAATATTACAGTTCCCTTCTTTGTAGAAAACGGAGAAATGGTTCTCGTTGATACAAGGACAGGAGAGTATCTCGAAAG